AACTAAAGACTTTCCCACCTATGGCTATGACTAAAATGTTTCTCTCTCCAAATAAGACCTAGCCTAAGGCGTGCTAAACGTTTCTTTTACAAGGAACTCTTCCTGTTATGCATTCTCTTCGGATTTTACAACAAAAACACTTTCGTGTCATATGACGTGAAATGTGATCATCCATGACCTACCAATTAGGTGTGCAGAGTTCCGTCCCTTGAACGCACCAAGCACATGATAATCTGCGGATTGTCATTGGTCTCTACTTCCTCATTGTCATCACCAATGAGCGATCGGGAACAAATGACTTCCCTTGTTAAGTGACCACATTATTTTGTTATGCTATCCCCTTTGCTGTTTTCTAAAATAAAGGTAGATAGCTTTCATTAACCTGATTAGTCGAAAGATACTCCGAAACTTCAGAAGTTGACGTCTCTCTGTTTCCTTCTTTAGCAGAAGTCTTACTTCATTTGAAAGTCTCTTCGAATATCAGTCCAGATCTACTTAGAACAGACGAGAGATCGATGTCATTCTGCCTTCCAAAAcctgacaatgacaatgacaatacaaAAAAGTTACCCCGAGGGGAAtttattttacatttgaaaGTGAACACATATGAGattgttaaaacataaataactaCATACAGATTAAGATACGTAAAACGACAACAGAGACTGACAGTCAACAGTCATTTAAAAGGCGGATCCTTGATGGAATAAAAGAATTTTGAACTCCTTTAGTTTTAAAACGGGGCATTTGGTAACGCCGGCCTGAAGGTAAAAAATTGTGTCCTTGGAATAACATGTGACTTGAATCTGATAAAATTCTCTCAGCGAGATTAACAGCACGATCACTAAAGAGGGATTGTAAAGACGAAACAGAAATTCCAGAAATCTTGGTTGCCATAAGAACAATTTGTTAAGATGAGATTTGCTTTTGAGATTAAGAGAACCGTACCAACATTGAATTGAAAAGATTAAAATACTCTCAACAAAACAACGATAAAACAACATTACTTTTTGGCTAACATTAAACGATCTCAATTTACGCATAAAATGTAATCTTTGTTGGCACTTCTTGAAAATGAAATCAGTATTTGGGCCCCATTGTAGTTTGTCGTCGATAATAGTACCAAGGTATTTGTTGTTAGTAacaatttcaacattttcatttttaatttcatcAGGAGTAATGAACCTATCAACATAAACAGCGTGACCTGGCATTGAAACATGCGACCTGACACTTCATAGAGAATTGCAGCCTGGACGTTTTGATGTAATTTATATAAGTCGAGTCAATACACTATACACAGACATGCACACATATTTTATTCCAAGACACTGAACTTACAAAACAAATGCCACAATTAACATAAATGAAGTTCAccaatatttacatgtatactgCAACTCCTTTGGACCATTAATCAATCTGACAAGTTTCATGTTGTTAAATAGAAATAACATCTACAGGCGATGCAGCCCAAAATAGTTGGCTGGAGAAAAGCTGTAGATGAGAGATGGTTCTGAGAATTCCACAAAGATTTCGTCCTCTCGTCGCAATTTGAGATTTGCTGCTAAGAAACTCGTTCTTCTCTCGTTGCTGGTGACTGACATCTTACTGATCAGCAGAAGCTGATTTCCAGTCCGCGGCAAATGCTTGTTTCTCCTTTGAATATAGTGAACAATGTCAAGGCCGTCTGCGATGTTGCCAGGGGCGATGGTCACGTGAGAGTACAGGAAGTAGACGCCATCTTGAGGGACGCATAGTGTCCCATTAACATATCTGACACCACCAGTAGTGTGCGCTGTTCCGTAGCCCGTGTCACCAACCCAGGTCAAGCGACGGCTTTCTGAAATAAACACTATGTGTTAATGTAAACGTGTCATACAGGTTAAACATTCGCGTGAAATCTTAAGGTTCACATCTCGAGGCAAACTAGCACTATTCCCCCTCTCATGATCAGTGGGGAAATATTGCCACTACTTCTGACTGCAAGAATATGGAATCGACATATTAACTGAAGtgcaaacccgtgaagatccgggttagaactgatcttcagcaacccgtgcttcccgcaagaggcgactaacgggatcagctggtcaggctcgctgattcgTTTGCCACCGaatcccagttgcataggtcgatgctcatgatgtcgatcacgtGATCATTCTCACAgacgtcatacagctggaacattaCCGCGTGTGGcgataaacagcaaacaaatgaGTGTAGGTCTGGGCTATACACACTCTGAACACGAATAACTTTAGTGACAAAGCTATACCACAATGACGCGATAACTGACAATGGGTCATGAATCATATTCGAAACACAACATGTCTGATGACTGTGTATCCTTTCTGGCAATGGCAATGTTAACGCTTGGTTTATTTCCGACGTGGTTTGCACCATGTTCTCTGTTTGTGTTTCAAGTGATCAACTGGTTAGCCTTTCCTTGTGACGAGTGTTAGCGGTGGTGTAAGACAGCCTCGTCCTCTTGCCAACACCTGGTGCCATGACTATTTGAGAGCGATTATACAAGCATATCCTTATGATAAGGCCTGAGTTCAGAGTATTTGACAATCGACATTTCTAATACATACGAGAAGGGCTTTGTGACCTTCGTTTACTGAATACATATAAACCTTGTTTTTGGAGCAACAGGCATTGTACAATACAGCAGCAGTGGTATATACCTTTACTACTAGCACCAGTATTGTGACATACCTGTATTCCTGTGTAAGTCGAGGTAGAGATGCGCAGAAGCATTGGGCCTGAGGCTGAAGGTGTCTGTACCACTGGACCCCTGCTTGTTGTGATAG
This genomic stretch from Haliotis asinina isolate JCU_RB_2024 chromosome 4, JCU_Hal_asi_v2, whole genome shotgun sequence harbors:
- the LOC137281244 gene encoding uncharacterized protein, which encodes MSSSVCEKLLPNSFKDLGKRKDHVFITSHTGVYEPVVCTDPVARIVNKQDRRPSARFCVFVLLVSIAINLALVGWYVHIRLAANATSGLKHTDGNHDVHMSNAICVRCDSLNVPEPENAPLLSKVKVIDLGRKTSLCCLEHSEHLQTLLNLVVGEYYHNKQGSSGTDTFSLRPNASAHLYLDLHRNTESRRLTWVGDTGYGTAHTTGGVRYVNGTLCVPQDGVYFLYSHVTIAPGNIADGLDIVHYIQRRNKHLPRTGNQLLLISKMSVTSNERRTSFLAANLKLRREDEIFVEFSEPSLIYSFSPANYFGLHRL